One genomic window of Punica granatum isolate Tunisia-2019 chromosome 1, ASM765513v2, whole genome shotgun sequence includes the following:
- the LOC116192209 gene encoding SPX domain-containing membrane protein At4g22990-like isoform X2 gives MVAFGKKLRETQIQEWQGYYINYKFLKKKVNRYAHQIEVGDVDRPSILRDFSRLLDCQIEKIVLFLLEQQGVLARRLFILGEQRDALLEQQEDGSKASELQEAYRGVGRDLLRLLFFIEMNAIGLRKILKKFDKRFGYKFMDYYVKTRADHPYSQLRQVFKHVGFGAVVGTISRNLSVLKDHQGSYVSIYDQPTLSHPDPIIDSINVAVHRLSNSTTFLHYVGKHALIMQEELPTPSEEGDDAEHRYHFMSLMLNLANTFLYMVNTYIIVPTADHYSLSLGAAATVCGVVIGSMAVAQVFSSVYFSAWSNRSYLKPLLFSSIVLLMGNTLYALAYDLNSLSILLIGRLFCGLGSARAINRRYISDCVPLKLRMQASAGFVTASALGMACGPALACLFQTDFRIYRITFNEDTLPGWFMALAWLVYLLWLWICFREPPPVPTEKTSSHGAKSGFLAIANDAVENGGTQPLLLNSKAKSDDGDEDEQEDNGDDELDKTQKPVTSIVSAYKLLTPSVKVQLLVYFMLKYAMEILLAESSVVTEYYFIWSTNTVAIFLACLGLTVLPVNIIVGSYISNIFEERQVLLASEIMVCVGILLSFQIMIPYSVPQYVGSALITFVSAEVLEGVNLSLLSRVMSSRLSRGTYNGGLLSTEAGTLARVIADGTITLSGYLGEHWLLNATLLPTLFICIASITATCFTYNSLY, from the exons ATGGTTGCCTTCGGGAAGAAGCTGAGAGAAACTCAAATTCAAGAATGGCAAGG GTATTACATAAACTACAAGTTTTTGAAGAAGAAGGTCAATCGGTATGCTCATCAAATTGAAGTTGGAGATGTAGATCGGCCTTCCATTCTTCGAGACTTCTCAAGATTGCTAGATTGCCAG ATAGAAAAGATTGTTCTGTTTTTGCTGGAACAACAAGGAGTTCTAGCAAGAAGGCTGTTCATCCTCGGAGAACAACGTGATGCTCTTCTGGAGCAGCAGGAAGATGGATCAAAAGCTTCTGAATTACAAGAAGCGTACAGAGGAGTGGGACGAGATCTGCTGAGGCTTCTCTTCTTCATTGAGATGAACGCCATTGGTCTGCGTAAGATACTGAAGAAATTCGACAAGCGTTTCGGTTATAAATTCATGGACTATTATGTCAAAACTCGTGCAGATCATCCTTACTCCCAACTGCGGCAAGTGTTCAAGCATGTG GGTTTTGGGGCCGTTGTTGGAACGATTTCTCGCAATCTGTCTGTACTAAAAGATCATCAAGGGAGCTATGTGTCGATATATGATCAGCCCACTCTCTCTCACCCG GATCCTATCATAGACTCCATCAACGTGGCCGTGCATAGGTTATCAAACTCAACCACTTTTCTTCATTATGTGGGAAAACATGCACTTATCATGCAAGAAGAGTTACCAACTCCATCTGAGGAGGGCGACGATGCTGAGCATAGATACCATTTCATGTCACTTATGCTGAATCTTGCAAATACGTTCCTATACATGgtgaatacatatataatagtcCCAACAGCGGACCATTACTCGCTCAGCCTCGGGGCTGCAGCGACTGTCTGTGGTGTTGTGATCGGTTCAATGGCAGTGGCACAAGTGTTCTCATCGGTTTATTTTAGTGCCTGGTCGAACAGGTCATACTTGAAACCACTTTTGTTCAGTAGCATTGTTCTTCTCATGGGCAACACCTTGTATGCTCTGGCGTATGATCTCAATTCTTTGTCAATTCTCCTGATCGGTCGTCTATTCTGCGG TTTAGGTTCCGCCCGAGCCATTAACAGGCGGTACATCAGTGACTGTGTACCTCTTAAATTACGGATGCAAGCTTCTGCTGGGTTTGTGACTGCAAGTGCCCTTGGAATGGCATGTGGGCCAGCCCTCGCCTGCTTATTTCAGACGGATTTTAGGATCTACAGGATTACGTTCAACGAAGATACCCTACCAGGGTGGTTTATGGCTCTGGCATGGCTCGTCTATCTTCTATGGCTGTGGATTTGTTTCCGAGAACCTCCTCCCGTGCCCACAGAAAAGACTTCTTCCCATGGAGCAAAGTCTG GATTTTTAGCAATAGCGAATGATGCTGTAGAAAATGGCGGAACTCAACCATTGCTCTTGAACTCAAAAGCGAAATCAGAtgatggagatgaggatgaacaAGAAGACAATGGTGATGACGAATTGGATAAAACTCAAAAACCTGTCACTTCGATCGTCTCAGCTTATAAGCTGTTGACACCATCTGTTAAG GTTCAGTTACTTGTTTACTTCATGCTCAAGTACGCGATGGAAATTTTGCTTGCTGAGTCGAGCGTTGTCACTGAGTATTACTTCATCTGGTCAACGAATACTGTGGCGATATTCCTCGCATGTCTTGGACTAACTGTGCTTCCTGTGAACATTATTGTCGGGAGCTACATCAGCAACATATTCGAAGAAAG GCAAGTTCTGTTGGCATCGGAGATAATGGTCTGCGTCGGCATACTCTTGAGCTTCCAGATAATGATCCCCTACTCTGTGCCTCAGTATGTCGGTTCTGCACTCATAACATTCGTCTCTGCCGAAGTCCTTGAAG GTGTAAATCTGTCTCTACTTTCGAGGGTCATGTCCTCTCGGCTTTCTCGTGGGACCTATAACGGGGGTCTGCTATCGACTGAAGCTGGGACCCTTGCTCGGGTCATTGCAGATGGGACGATAACACTGTCGGGTTACTTGGGCGAGCACTGGCTCTTGAATGCAACCTTACTCCCTACTCTCTTCATCTGTATAGCCTCCATTACTGCCACCTGCTTCACTTACAATTCTCTCTACTAG
- the LOC116192209 gene encoding SPX domain-containing membrane protein At4g22990-like isoform X1, whose protein sequence is MWMTRVKDRGPRLSYLSSGDWVALRQQQRKGKSRWKMVAFGKKLRETQIQEWQGYYINYKFLKKKVNRYAHQIEVGDVDRPSILRDFSRLLDCQIEKIVLFLLEQQGVLARRLFILGEQRDALLEQQEDGSKASELQEAYRGVGRDLLRLLFFIEMNAIGLRKILKKFDKRFGYKFMDYYVKTRADHPYSQLRQVFKHVGFGAVVGTISRNLSVLKDHQGSYVSIYDQPTLSHPDPIIDSINVAVHRLSNSTTFLHYVGKHALIMQEELPTPSEEGDDAEHRYHFMSLMLNLANTFLYMVNTYIIVPTADHYSLSLGAAATVCGVVIGSMAVAQVFSSVYFSAWSNRSYLKPLLFSSIVLLMGNTLYALAYDLNSLSILLIGRLFCGLGSARAINRRYISDCVPLKLRMQASAGFVTASALGMACGPALACLFQTDFRIYRITFNEDTLPGWFMALAWLVYLLWLWICFREPPPVPTEKTSSHGAKSGFLAIANDAVENGGTQPLLLNSKAKSDDGDEDEQEDNGDDELDKTQKPVTSIVSAYKLLTPSVKVQLLVYFMLKYAMEILLAESSVVTEYYFIWSTNTVAIFLACLGLTVLPVNIIVGSYISNIFEERQVLLASEIMVCVGILLSFQIMIPYSVPQYVGSALITFVSAEVLEGVNLSLLSRVMSSRLSRGTYNGGLLSTEAGTLARVIADGTITLSGYLGEHWLLNATLLPTLFICIASITATCFTYNSLY, encoded by the exons ATGTGGATGACACGTGTCAAGGACCGCGGGCCCCGCCTCTCATACTTGTCCTCCGGCGATTGGGTTGCTCTTAGGCAACAGCAAAGAAAAGGCAAAAG TAGGTGGAAGATGGTTGCCTTCGGGAAGAAGCTGAGAGAAACTCAAATTCAAGAATGGCAAGG GTATTACATAAACTACAAGTTTTTGAAGAAGAAGGTCAATCGGTATGCTCATCAAATTGAAGTTGGAGATGTAGATCGGCCTTCCATTCTTCGAGACTTCTCAAGATTGCTAGATTGCCAG ATAGAAAAGATTGTTCTGTTTTTGCTGGAACAACAAGGAGTTCTAGCAAGAAGGCTGTTCATCCTCGGAGAACAACGTGATGCTCTTCTGGAGCAGCAGGAAGATGGATCAAAAGCTTCTGAATTACAAGAAGCGTACAGAGGAGTGGGACGAGATCTGCTGAGGCTTCTCTTCTTCATTGAGATGAACGCCATTGGTCTGCGTAAGATACTGAAGAAATTCGACAAGCGTTTCGGTTATAAATTCATGGACTATTATGTCAAAACTCGTGCAGATCATCCTTACTCCCAACTGCGGCAAGTGTTCAAGCATGTG GGTTTTGGGGCCGTTGTTGGAACGATTTCTCGCAATCTGTCTGTACTAAAAGATCATCAAGGGAGCTATGTGTCGATATATGATCAGCCCACTCTCTCTCACCCG GATCCTATCATAGACTCCATCAACGTGGCCGTGCATAGGTTATCAAACTCAACCACTTTTCTTCATTATGTGGGAAAACATGCACTTATCATGCAAGAAGAGTTACCAACTCCATCTGAGGAGGGCGACGATGCTGAGCATAGATACCATTTCATGTCACTTATGCTGAATCTTGCAAATACGTTCCTATACATGgtgaatacatatataatagtcCCAACAGCGGACCATTACTCGCTCAGCCTCGGGGCTGCAGCGACTGTCTGTGGTGTTGTGATCGGTTCAATGGCAGTGGCACAAGTGTTCTCATCGGTTTATTTTAGTGCCTGGTCGAACAGGTCATACTTGAAACCACTTTTGTTCAGTAGCATTGTTCTTCTCATGGGCAACACCTTGTATGCTCTGGCGTATGATCTCAATTCTTTGTCAATTCTCCTGATCGGTCGTCTATTCTGCGG TTTAGGTTCCGCCCGAGCCATTAACAGGCGGTACATCAGTGACTGTGTACCTCTTAAATTACGGATGCAAGCTTCTGCTGGGTTTGTGACTGCAAGTGCCCTTGGAATGGCATGTGGGCCAGCCCTCGCCTGCTTATTTCAGACGGATTTTAGGATCTACAGGATTACGTTCAACGAAGATACCCTACCAGGGTGGTTTATGGCTCTGGCATGGCTCGTCTATCTTCTATGGCTGTGGATTTGTTTCCGAGAACCTCCTCCCGTGCCCACAGAAAAGACTTCTTCCCATGGAGCAAAGTCTG GATTTTTAGCAATAGCGAATGATGCTGTAGAAAATGGCGGAACTCAACCATTGCTCTTGAACTCAAAAGCGAAATCAGAtgatggagatgaggatgaacaAGAAGACAATGGTGATGACGAATTGGATAAAACTCAAAAACCTGTCACTTCGATCGTCTCAGCTTATAAGCTGTTGACACCATCTGTTAAG GTTCAGTTACTTGTTTACTTCATGCTCAAGTACGCGATGGAAATTTTGCTTGCTGAGTCGAGCGTTGTCACTGAGTATTACTTCATCTGGTCAACGAATACTGTGGCGATATTCCTCGCATGTCTTGGACTAACTGTGCTTCCTGTGAACATTATTGTCGGGAGCTACATCAGCAACATATTCGAAGAAAG GCAAGTTCTGTTGGCATCGGAGATAATGGTCTGCGTCGGCATACTCTTGAGCTTCCAGATAATGATCCCCTACTCTGTGCCTCAGTATGTCGGTTCTGCACTCATAACATTCGTCTCTGCCGAAGTCCTTGAAG GTGTAAATCTGTCTCTACTTTCGAGGGTCATGTCCTCTCGGCTTTCTCGTGGGACCTATAACGGGGGTCTGCTATCGACTGAAGCTGGGACCCTTGCTCGGGTCATTGCAGATGGGACGATAACACTGTCGGGTTACTTGGGCGAGCACTGGCTCTTGAATGCAACCTTACTCCCTACTCTCTTCATCTGTATAGCCTCCATTACTGCCACCTGCTTCACTTACAATTCTCTCTACTAG